In Microcoleus sp. FACHB-68, the following are encoded in one genomic region:
- a CDS encoding DUF4870 domain-containing protein: MNDLDKRKLFSALCHGAIFFSAALVSIGIPIALMFISNDPVVKDNAKESLNFHINLYIYAAIFGLLALVLIGLPLLILLGIASFVLPIMAIIQVLGNPDRPYRYPFIYRLV, translated from the coding sequence ATGAATGACTTAGATAAACGGAAGCTCTTCTCAGCGTTGTGTCATGGAGCGATATTTTTTAGCGCTGCACTTGTCTCTATTGGCATACCGATTGCGCTTATGTTTATATCTAACGATCCGGTGGTGAAAGACAATGCTAAGGAATCCTTAAATTTTCACATTAACCTTTATATTTATGCAGCTATCTTTGGGCTGCTGGCTTTGGTATTAATTGGGCTTCCACTGTTAATTCTGTTAGGTATTGCCAGTTTTGTACTCCCGATTATGGCTATTATTCAAGTTCTGGGCAATCCCGACCGGCCTTATCGCTACCCGTTTATTTACCGCTTGGTATGA
- a CDS encoding ATP-binding protein, with translation MQNTRWFNLPYNHPDRLPTFRGAIVGLTLALVGFSVLAGVMPVLIVAPALFAAALMLPLSPMLVALMLGQSGLLTLYSYSSALLGDDNVLLTRYSIAVGSATVLGVLARRFLLGIEWQFASRNLLASLLEADTTATPEILLTKALSSLRELARADAAIALHQLDEVTAEALVCLPQTALPDKLTTPKLFAEALAQNRCLYYSDYPSSAGAAPVLVGQGTQSLAVLPLQDAGNRRGAILLIWYRRTEISWRLRKLMESLLAGVRTLLRFQDTTFHFEKLQARYSAILETIPQGVVFVDESGEQSWLNQAAAKQLNLMPGSVEPVVISQAMAKLRTSAENQEAIAQQAVKFFSQPQAEIRDWLWVCANESLPQDSTWPAENHEPNATPVPEGRTVLSLSSTPTRVRDVPGRLWLLDNVTERYFSRLALVDRTQQLEIVNQELEAFSHSVAHDLRAPLASIDAFSLLLLRDYAEKLDEEGLDDLQSIRTATARMRQLIDDLLQLARVARTEMRREVIDVSGLAQAVLNNLKKTKPARQVEWVIATGVVAKVDGRLLQIVLENLLGNAWKYTSKHQNARIEFGVLPQSAGQTGLPSPSPIYFVRDDGAGFDMTYADKLFGTFQRLHRTSEFEGTGVGLATVQRIIHRHGGRIWAEAEVEKGATFYFTL, from the coding sequence ATGCAAAATACTCGATGGTTCAACTTGCCGTACAATCATCCTGACCGGCTACCGACTTTCAGGGGCGCTATTGTGGGGCTAACGCTGGCTCTAGTGGGTTTTAGTGTCCTAGCTGGAGTGATGCCGGTGTTGATCGTCGCACCGGCATTGTTTGCGGCTGCTTTGATGCTGCCACTGTCACCAATGCTGGTGGCGCTGATGCTGGGGCAGAGTGGGTTGTTGACGCTGTATAGCTACAGCAGCGCTCTGCTAGGCGATGACAATGTATTGCTGACACGTTACAGCATAGCCGTGGGGAGTGCGACCGTTCTGGGTGTTTTAGCACGAAGATTTTTACTCGGCATTGAGTGGCAGTTTGCTTCGCGCAACCTGCTCGCATCCCTACTGGAGGCAGACACGACTGCAACTCCCGAAATTCTTCTGACTAAAGCGCTCTCCTCCCTGCGCGAATTAGCCCGTGCAGACGCGGCAATTGCCCTGCATCAACTTGACGAAGTCACAGCAGAGGCGCTCGTCTGTCTTCCCCAGACGGCATTGCCGGATAAACTAACGACCCCTAAACTTTTTGCTGAGGCGCTCGCTCAGAATCGCTGCCTTTACTATTCTGATTATCCCAGTAGTGCCGGCGCAGCGCCGGTTTTGGTTGGCCAAGGCACTCAGTCTCTAGCTGTGCTGCCGTTGCAAGATGCCGGCAATCGGCGCGGGGCAATTCTGCTAATCTGGTATCGCCGCACTGAGATTTCTTGGCGCTTAAGGAAGCTAATGGAGTCGCTATTAGCGGGTGTGCGGACTCTCTTGCGCTTCCAAGACACAACGTTCCACTTTGAAAAGCTACAGGCACGCTACAGCGCGATTCTAGAGACAATCCCTCAAGGTGTGGTGTTTGTGGATGAAAGTGGAGAGCAAAGTTGGCTGAATCAGGCTGCGGCTAAGCAACTGAATCTGATGCCTGGATCTGTAGAGCCGGTGGTAATCTCTCAGGCAATGGCAAAGTTACGCACCAGTGCTGAAAATCAGGAGGCGATCGCGCAGCAGGCGGTTAAGTTTTTCTCACAGCCTCAAGCGGAGATTCGGGATTGGTTATGGGTTTGTGCAAATGAAAGCCTGCCCCAAGATTCTACTTGGCCGGCAGAAAATCATGAACCCAATGCTACACCTGTCCCTGAAGGGCGAACAGTGCTGAGTCTTTCCAGCACTCCGACGCGTGTGCGCGATGTGCCCGGTCGCCTCTGGTTGCTAGATAATGTGACTGAGCGCTATTTCAGCCGCTTAGCGCTGGTGGATCGTACCCAGCAATTAGAAATTGTTAACCAAGAGCTAGAAGCATTTTCTCACTCAGTTGCTCACGACTTGCGAGCACCCTTGGCTTCGATTGACGCGTTTAGCCTGCTTTTGCTGAGAGACTATGCTGAAAAGCTTGATGAGGAGGGTTTGGACGACCTTCAGAGTATTCGGACGGCAACGGCGCGAATGCGGCAACTGATTGATGATTTGCTACAGTTGGCGCGGGTGGCACGCACGGAAATGAGGCGTGAAGTGATTGATGTCAGTGGCTTAGCTCAGGCAGTCCTTAACAATTTGAAGAAGACAAAGCCGGCACGTCAGGTGGAATGGGTGATCGCCACTGGTGTGGTGGCTAAGGTTGATGGCCGGCTGCTACAGATTGTGTTAGAGAATCTGCTGGGAAATGCTTGGAAATATACGTCTAAACACCAGAACGCTCGAATTGAATTTGGGGTTCTGCCGCAATCGGCTGGTCAAACCGGCCTCCCGTCTCCCAGTCCTATTTACTTTGTGCGCGATGACGGGGCCGGTTTTGATATGACCTACGCGGATAAGCTTTTTGGAACCTTCCAGCGTCTGCACCGCACCAGTGAGTTTGAGGGCACCGGCGTTGGCTTGGCAACCGTGCAGCGCATCATTCACCGGCACGGGGGCCGAATTTGGGCGGAAGCTGAGGTGGAGAAAGGTGCAACTTTCTATTTTACGCTTTAA
- a CDS encoding zinc metalloprotease HtpX has translation MTSIPEPPPSSAGASGVTPSLETGLAALKQGDYSAAITHLEGICEIELHEPSLLRAQMGLVVAYERTGKAEKAIALCQTLSKSEKSQVKQWATRTLTDLQARFSQKKSAPAQTLQPSNPTAFQSSPAPTSSEAGANPTGFVPLDNLPNSSKAAANPTGFVPLDNLPPASEAAANSTGFVPLDNLPVKPRQSVPKAVPPPPPLPSRRSANPPALPNQEAQPSAGEGSKGEREQGKAGESESLSTPQPQIQNYQPSWRNAGRAQNWKPLRTPKQWRLWLLQGATVFLMLAVIRAVVHFAMSTINDIIVKLPFMSPIQAFYYDQTQSILMILLALLILSPWLLDGLLELFYGQKPLSVKTLETHSPEAAKMLKRVCWKKKWPWPTLKVLPINAPVALSYGNLPRTARIVVSQGLLDQLADDEIAAIYAGELGHIANWDLALMSVAVLVVQIPYLIYWQAADWEERGQRLIQSPFLSSVFGGTMAVVSSLAYGIYWVFRWPAFWLSRQRLYYSDRVATQTTGNPNGLTRALLKIAIGIAGDVGKQRSTSYLLEGFDLLIPVGCRQAITLGSCYPLTPIEPLLEWDRSNPYRQWLTINTAHPPLGDRLNILALCARFWKLETELDLPVPEPAGKKSKKKPVSPAIQNSPLKTQDLLLQGAPYFGVLIGLIFGAVFWLIGWVGVQMRIPEISWVLRDHQWLLTGLVLTGFCLGTVMRINSFFPDIKPANLSNESSLPALLANPAALPLDSQPVRLEGKLLGRKGIGNWLGQDLILQTSAGFVKLHYLSKFGPIGNLWPHSPRPSDFVNKQVIATGWFRRGATPWLDLETLSTSAGQTSHSGHPIWSTILAGVAALWGAYLISRGGL, from the coding sequence ATGACCTCGATTCCCGAACCCCCTCCCTCTAGTGCCGGCGCTTCTGGGGTAACTCCTTCCCTAGAGACTGGTTTAGCCGCACTAAAGCAGGGCGATTATTCAGCGGCGATTACTCACCTAGAAGGGATCTGTGAGATTGAACTCCATGAACCTTCACTCTTGCGTGCTCAGATGGGGTTAGTCGTCGCCTATGAGCGCACCGGCAAAGCAGAAAAGGCCATTGCCCTCTGCCAAACGCTCAGCAAAAGCGAGAAAAGCCAGGTTAAGCAATGGGCGACTCGCACACTCACCGATTTGCAAGCGCGTTTCTCCCAAAAAAAATCCGCTCCCGCTCAAACGCTACAGCCTTCTAACCCGACTGCCTTTCAAAGTTCACCGGCACCAACCTCTTCAGAAGCCGGTGCCAATCCCACCGGCTTTGTTCCCCTCGATAATCTGCCGAACTCTTCAAAAGCTGCTGCTAACCCCACCGGCTTTGTTCCCCTCGATAACCTGCCGCCAGCCTCAGAAGCCGCTGCTAACTCCACCGGCTTTGTCCCCCTCGATAACCTGCCGGTAAAACCTAGGCAGAGTGTGCCAAAAGCAGTTCCGCCCCCACCACCGCTTCCGTCTCGGCGTTCTGCCAACCCGCCGGCTCTCCCAAATCAGGAGGCTCAGCCATCTGCCGGTGAGGGGAGCAAGGGAGAGCGGGAGCAAGGGAAAGCGGGAGAAAGTGAATCTTTGTCAACCCCTCAGCCCCAAATTCAGAACTATCAACCGAGTTGGCGTAATGCCGGTCGCGCCCAAAATTGGAAGCCCCTGCGAACTCCCAAGCAATGGCGTTTGTGGTTACTTCAAGGGGCAACTGTCTTCCTGATGCTGGCGGTTATTCGTGCTGTCGTTCACTTCGCGATGTCTACCATCAACGACATCATAGTGAAACTGCCCTTTATGTCACCTATTCAAGCTTTCTACTATGACCAAACTCAGTCTATTTTAATGATTTTGCTGGCGCTGCTAATATTGTCGCCCTGGTTACTCGATGGACTCCTAGAGCTGTTTTATGGTCAAAAGCCGTTGTCAGTGAAGACGCTAGAAACCCACAGTCCAGAAGCGGCGAAGATGCTGAAACGCGTTTGCTGGAAGAAAAAATGGCCTTGGCCCACTTTGAAGGTGTTGCCCATTAATGCGCCGGTGGCGCTTAGTTATGGCAACCTGCCCCGTACTGCCCGAATTGTGGTGAGTCAGGGTTTATTGGATCAATTGGCAGATGACGAAATTGCCGCAATTTATGCCGGCGAACTGGGGCACATTGCCAACTGGGATTTGGCTTTGATGTCTGTGGCGGTTCTGGTTGTCCAGATTCCTTATCTGATTTACTGGCAAGCCGCTGACTGGGAAGAACGGGGGCAACGTCTAATCCAATCCCCGTTTCTCTCGTCAGTTTTCGGCGGGACAATGGCGGTGGTTTCTTCCCTTGCTTATGGGATTTACTGGGTATTCCGCTGGCCGGCTTTTTGGCTGTCGCGGCAGCGGCTCTACTATAGTGATCGGGTGGCGACACAAACCACCGGCAATCCCAATGGCTTGACTCGCGCTTTACTAAAAATAGCGATTGGGATTGCCGGTGATGTCGGCAAACAGCGCTCAACCAGCTATCTCCTCGAAGGCTTTGATCTGCTGATTCCGGTGGGATGCCGGCAGGCGATCACGCTGGGCAGTTGTTATCCGTTAACACCCATTGAACCCTTGCTGGAGTGGGATCGCAGTAACCCTTACCGGCAGTGGCTGACGATTAACACCGCCCATCCTCCTCTAGGTGATCGGCTGAATATTTTGGCTCTGTGTGCCCGCTTTTGGAAGTTAGAAACCGAGTTGGATTTGCCGGTTCCTGAGCCGGCAGGGAAGAAAAGCAAGAAAAAGCCGGTTTCGCCTGCAATTCAAAACTCACCACTAAAAACTCAGGACTTGTTGCTACAAGGTGCGCCCTATTTTGGGGTGTTGATTGGTTTAATCTTTGGCGCTGTGTTCTGGCTGATCGGGTGGGTGGGCGTCCAGATGCGTATTCCAGAAATTAGTTGGGTGTTACGCGATCATCAATGGCTGCTTACCGGCTTGGTGCTGACTGGATTTTGCTTGGGGACGGTTATGCGGATCAATTCTTTTTTTCCAGATATCAAACCGGCTAATTTGTCAAATGAATCGAGCTTGCCGGCTTTGCTGGCAAATCCCGCTGCCTTGCCGCTGGATAGCCAGCCGGTTCGTTTAGAAGGTAAGCTTTTGGGACGTAAAGGTATTGGCAACTGGCTGGGACAGGATTTAATTTTGCAAACGTCTGCCGGCTTCGTGAAATTGCACTACCTTTCAAAATTTGGCCCAATCGGCAATCTTTGGCCTCATTCCCCTCGTCCCAGCGATTTTGTCAATAAGCAAGTGATTGCAACCGGGTGGTTTCGCCGGGGTGCGACTCCCTGGCTGGATCTTGAAACGCTTTCGACGAGTGCCGGTCAAACTAGCCACAGCGGCCACCCCATTTGGTCTACGATTCTAGCCGGTGTGGCAGCCCTCTGGGGAGCCTATCTGATTTCTCGCGGCGGACTTTAA
- the prfC gene encoding peptide chain release factor 3, which translates to MTTELQTELLAAVDQRRNFAIISHPDAGKTTLTEKLLLYGGAIHEAGAVKARRAQRHATSDWMAMEQQRGISITSTVLQFEYRGRQINLLDTPGHQDFSEDTYRTLAAADNAVMLEDAAKGLEPQTRKLFEVCRMRSIPIFTFFNKLDRPGREPLELLDEIEKELGLATYAVNWPIGMGDRFKGVYDRRTQQIHLFERSAHGSREALDTAIDLGDPRLEELLEKDLYYQFKDELELLDGVGSELDLEQVHAGKMTPVFFGSAMTNFGVQLFLDSFLDYALKPGSHKTSVGDLPPTHPEFSGFVFKLQANMDPKHRDRVAFVRVCTGKFEKDMTVNHARTGKNVRLSRPQKLFAQDRESIEEAYPGDVIGLNNPGVFAIGDTIYTGQKLEYEGIPCFSPELFAYLKNPNPSKFKQFRKGVAELREEGAVQIMYSADEAKRDPILAAVGQLQFEVVQFRMQNEYGVETLLEMLPFSVARWATGGWEALQKVGRLFNTVTVKDSWGRPVLLFKNEWNLHQVEADHPGLKLKATAPVVAGQEPESL; encoded by the coding sequence ATGACCACAGAACTGCAAACCGAACTTCTAGCAGCGGTTGATCAGCGCCGCAACTTTGCCATTATTTCCCACCCCGATGCCGGTAAAACCACACTTACAGAAAAGCTGCTGCTGTACGGGGGTGCAATTCACGAAGCCGGTGCTGTAAAGGCACGCAGAGCACAGCGTCATGCGACTTCAGACTGGATGGCAATGGAGCAACAGCGGGGCATTTCCATCACTTCCACAGTATTGCAGTTTGAATATCGAGGCCGGCAGATTAACCTGCTAGACACCCCCGGACACCAAGACTTCAGCGAAGACACCTATCGCACCCTCGCCGCCGCAGACAACGCCGTGATGTTGGAAGACGCCGCCAAAGGGCTAGAACCGCAAACACGCAAACTGTTTGAAGTGTGCCGGATGCGTTCCATTCCCATCTTCACTTTTTTTAACAAACTCGACCGGCCCGGACGTGAACCGTTAGAACTGCTAGACGAAATTGAGAAAGAACTGGGTCTAGCAACCTATGCAGTAAACTGGCCGATTGGGATGGGTGACCGCTTCAAAGGCGTCTACGACCGGCGCACCCAGCAAATTCACCTGTTTGAGCGTAGTGCCCACGGTAGCCGTGAAGCGCTCGATACAGCCATCGATCTAGGCGATCCTCGCCTCGAAGAATTGTTAGAAAAAGACCTTTATTATCAATTCAAAGATGAGTTAGAGCTGCTGGATGGAGTGGGTTCAGAATTAGATTTAGAACAGGTTCATGCCGGCAAAATGACACCCGTTTTCTTCGGCAGCGCCATGACCAATTTTGGCGTGCAGTTATTCCTCGACTCGTTCTTAGACTACGCCCTAAAACCCGGTTCACACAAAACTTCTGTCGGTGACCTTCCCCCGACTCATCCAGAATTTTCTGGCTTTGTCTTTAAATTGCAAGCGAATATGGACCCGAAACACCGAGATCGGGTCGCCTTTGTGCGCGTCTGCACCGGCAAGTTTGAAAAAGACATGACCGTGAATCATGCCAGAACCGGCAAAAACGTGCGTCTCTCCCGCCCGCAAAAACTTTTCGCCCAAGATCGCGAATCGATTGAAGAAGCCTATCCGGGGGATGTGATCGGGTTAAATAATCCCGGAGTTTTTGCAATTGGCGACACGATTTATACCGGCCAAAAACTTGAATATGAAGGTATTCCCTGCTTTTCTCCGGAACTGTTTGCTTACCTGAAAAATCCTAACCCTTCTAAATTCAAGCAATTCCGCAAAGGCGTTGCCGAGTTGCGCGAAGAAGGTGCGGTGCAAATTATGTATTCCGCAGATGAAGCAAAGCGCGACCCAATTCTCGCCGCAGTAGGCCAGTTGCAATTTGAAGTCGTGCAGTTTCGGATGCAAAACGAATACGGGGTAGAAACCTTGCTGGAAATGTTGCCCTTCTCCGTGGCCCGTTGGGCGACCGGCGGCTGGGAAGCATTACAAAAAGTCGGGCGGCTGTTCAACACAGTCACCGTCAAAGATAGCTGGGGAAGGCCGGTTTTACTGTTTAAAAATGAGTGGAATTTGCATCAAGTAGAAGCAGATCACCCAGGGTTAAAACTGAAAGCCACAGCGCCGGTGGTTGCCGGCCAGGAACCGGAATCTTTGTAA
- a CDS encoding RNA-binding protein has protein sequence MSIRLYVGNLPKEIDRKELQDIFAEAGDSVSTKVITDRKTGKCRGFGFVTVKTDEEADQIIEKYNGFVFKENPIKIEKALPRSKGKGDEESAPQPAAPVTKAAGAPTGGGGGGGGGGERRSGERRGGGNKSRRGSTSTGGGGTSTSTQQEASQPDPRWAQELEKLKQMLAAQASNP, from the coding sequence ATGTCAATTCGTCTTTATGTAGGGAATCTACCCAAAGAAATAGATCGTAAAGAGCTGCAAGATATTTTTGCGGAAGCCGGCGATTCTGTTTCTACGAAAGTGATCACTGATCGCAAAACCGGCAAATGTCGGGGATTTGGTTTTGTTACCGTCAAAACTGATGAAGAGGCTGATCAAATCATCGAGAAGTACAACGGTTTTGTGTTTAAAGAAAACCCAATCAAAATAGAGAAGGCATTGCCTCGCTCTAAGGGTAAAGGAGACGAGGAATCAGCCCCACAACCGGCTGCTCCTGTTACCAAGGCTGCTGGCGCTCCAACTGGCGGTGGCGGCGGTGGCGGTGGCGGTGGCGAACGTCGTAGTGGCGAACGTCGCGGCGGCGGTAACAAGTCTCGTCGCGGTTCTACCAGTACCGGCGGCGGCGGCACCTCGACTTCTACACAGCAAGAAGCCTCCCAGCCAGATCCACGCTGGGCACAAGAGTTGGAAAAGCTCAAGCAAATGCTGGCGGCTCAAGCAAGCAACCCGTAA
- a CDS encoding EAL domain-containing protein, with the protein MRPIDSLTNQLKFIIQPLDLDTINELGELGFQKIPAIPQLVYQEVTETQLAAVFRQLSRTLTDASQAASRFLLTRLPLEDNSLLLEFLQAQPLSVITNCVRNAWFFHLLLKQCLLFKYQPIFDLGSGEIIAHECLARALSEQGQYLSGQQLIDAALSTKLTREFDELAREICLDSIAALNTNQTFFINVLPNAIINNFKSLEQNLEKVLALGLQPHQIVFELTEVEILAHCPNLPQLINRLRKWGFGIAVDDLCGCVSIDHYVMEIRPDFVKLDRRLIDGCSKHPLKQTLIKSLLHSAHEEGILVVAEGLEQRKDIECCRDLGMDYGQGFGLGRPELTLQQQSSTFRDFSMSKAS; encoded by the coding sequence ATGCGCCCTATCGATTCATTAACTAACCAACTGAAATTCATAATACAACCGTTGGACTTAGATACAATTAACGAGCTTGGCGAACTAGGATTCCAGAAAATTCCGGCCATTCCTCAACTCGTTTATCAAGAAGTTACTGAAACTCAGCTAGCTGCTGTTTTTAGGCAGCTCAGCCGAACTCTAACAGACGCTAGTCAAGCCGCATCGCGCTTTTTGTTGACACGCTTACCCCTTGAGGATAACAGTCTACTGTTAGAATTTCTTCAGGCTCAGCCCCTAAGTGTGATTACGAACTGTGTGAGAAATGCCTGGTTTTTCCATTTACTCTTAAAGCAGTGTTTATTATTCAAGTATCAACCTATTTTTGATTTAGGTTCGGGTGAGATCATCGCTCATGAATGTCTAGCTCGCGCCCTCAGCGAACAGGGTCAGTATCTGAGCGGACAACAATTAATTGATGCAGCCCTTTCAACGAAGCTAACGCGCGAGTTTGATGAATTAGCCAGGGAAATTTGTTTGGATTCAATTGCCGCCTTAAACACGAATCAAACTTTTTTCATTAATGTTTTACCGAATGCGATTATCAATAATTTTAAGTCTCTAGAACAGAATCTAGAAAAAGTATTGGCGCTGGGATTGCAACCGCACCAAATTGTGTTTGAATTAACTGAAGTTGAAATCCTCGCCCACTGCCCAAATTTGCCCCAGCTCATCAACCGTCTAAGAAAATGGGGTTTTGGAATTGCGGTGGATGATTTATGTGGTTGTGTTTCCATTGATCATTATGTGATGGAGATTCGTCCGGATTTTGTTAAACTTGATCGGCGCTTGATAGATGGGTGCAGCAAACATCCTCTGAAGCAAACTTTAATCAAAAGTCTGTTACATTCTGCCCACGAAGAGGGAATTCTGGTTGTCGCGGAGGGACTAGAACAGCGTAAGGATATCGAGTGCTGCCGCGATTTAGGGATGGACTACGGACAGGGATTTGGATTGGGGCGTCCCGAATTGACGTTGCAACAGCAATCTTCAACCTTTAGAGATTTTTCGATGTCTAAAGCTTCGTAG
- a CDS encoding DUF4870 domain-containing protein produces the protein MDKRKLLSALSHGAIFFSTTIVSVGIPIAVWFVSDDSVVRENAKESINFHINVWFYGAIIAALAFLTFGLLGLILGPIGFLIHWGLTVLALLQVFGNSDQPYRYPFIFRIL, from the coding sequence ATGGACAAACGAAAGCTTTTATCAGCACTGTCTCATGGGGCGATATTTTTCAGCACTACGATTGTGTCTGTTGGGATACCGATTGCAGTTTGGTTTGTATCGGATGACTCGGTTGTGCGAGAAAATGCCAAAGAATCGATCAATTTCCATATTAACGTATGGTTTTATGGAGCCATTATTGCAGCGCTGGCTTTCTTGACCTTTGGGTTGCTGGGGTTGATTTTGGGTCCTATCGGGTTTCTTATCCACTGGGGACTGACGGTTCTGGCACTTTTACAGGTCTTTGGAAATTCTGACCAGCCTTATCGCTACCCGTTTATTTTCCGCATTCTCTAA
- a CDS encoding alpha/beta hydrolase, with the protein MVGTTSLLKRNHVQILGNGSQTIIFAHGFGSDQTAWRHQVEAFASDYRLVLFDHVGAGKSDFSAYSPRRYSSLYSYAEDLLELCSELRIKDCILVGHSASGMVSLLAALVQPAVFSQLIFISASPRYLNDINYIGGFEQSDLDTLYAAMSSNYYAWASGFAPLAMGNPEKPELAIEFANTLSAIRPDIAQAVARVIFQSDHRIELPRLKVPTLIVQSSDDIAVPSEVGCYMAEHIPNSKLLPIAASGHLPHLSAPDVVTNAIKAHLDKCVKL; encoded by the coding sequence ATGGTTGGAACCACAAGCCTTCTTAAGCGTAATCATGTACAAATACTGGGTAATGGTTCTCAAACGATTATCTTTGCTCACGGGTTCGGCTCCGACCAAACGGCTTGGCGGCATCAGGTGGAAGCATTTGCCTCTGACTACCGCCTCGTCCTCTTCGATCATGTCGGAGCCGGCAAGTCTGATTTTTCTGCCTACAGTCCGCGTCGCTACAGCAGTCTTTACAGTTATGCCGAAGACTTGCTGGAGTTGTGTTCCGAATTAAGAATTAAAGACTGCATCTTAGTGGGTCACTCGGCTAGTGGTATGGTCAGTTTACTAGCCGCGTTAGTCCAGCCTGCGGTATTTAGCCAACTAATCTTTATCAGTGCGTCGCCACGTTATCTCAATGATATTAACTACATCGGGGGATTTGAGCAGTCCGATCTTGACACCCTCTACGCAGCCATGTCGTCCAATTACTACGCTTGGGCAAGTGGTTTTGCGCCTCTGGCAATGGGGAACCCGGAAAAACCTGAATTGGCCATCGAGTTTGCCAATACCCTCAGTGCTATCCGCCCGGATATCGCTCAAGCTGTAGCACGGGTGATTTTCCAGTCAGATCACCGGATTGAGTTACCGCGCCTGAAAGTGCCGACACTGATCGTGCAATCAAGCGATGATATTGCGGTGCCGTCTGAGGTTGGCTGCTATATGGCAGAGCATATCCCTAACAGTAAGCTACTGCCGATCGCCGCCAGTGGCCACTTACCTCACCTGAGTGCGCCCGACGTGGTGACTAATGCCATCAAAGCCCATCTCGATAAATGTGTCAAGTTATAA
- the crtB gene encoding 15-cis-phytoene synthase CrtB has product MLQLPHYSCMNTLASPEAAYELCRQITATYAKTFYLGTLLMSEEKRRAIWAIYAWCRRTDELVDGPRARLTTPETLDQWEHQLESIFGGYPQEDPDVALADTLQRFSLSIQPFRDMIAGQRMDLCCSRYETFEELYLYCYRVAGTVGLMSMPIMGVEPSPRTAPWNRNVPAELPIEEAVALGIANQLTNILRDVGEDANRGRIYLPLQELALFNYTEEDLFNGVVDERWRELMRFQIGRARKFFTMAEKGVSQLSLDARWPVWSALMLYRQILDVIESNHYDVFRQRAYVGRSRKLLYLPVAWLRAQVL; this is encoded by the coding sequence ATGCTGCAACTGCCTCATTACTCCTGCATGAACACGCTGGCTTCCCCAGAGGCCGCTTACGAACTCTGTCGTCAGATCACAGCCACTTATGCCAAAACTTTTTATTTGGGCACGCTGTTGATGTCAGAGGAGAAACGGCGGGCAATCTGGGCTATCTATGCTTGGTGCCGTCGCACAGATGAATTGGTTGATGGGCCTCGCGCTCGATTAACTACGCCTGAAACCCTCGACCAGTGGGAACACCAACTCGAATCCATCTTTGGGGGTTATCCCCAAGAAGATCCCGATGTGGCGCTAGCGGATACGCTGCAACGCTTCTCCCTAAGCATTCAGCCATTTCGGGATATGATTGCGGGCCAGCGGATGGATTTGTGCTGTAGCCGGTACGAGACGTTTGAGGAGCTTTACCTCTACTGTTACCGAGTCGCCGGTACAGTTGGTTTGATGTCGATGCCGATCATGGGGGTGGAACCATCGCCCCGCACGGCTCCTTGGAATCGAAATGTACCAGCGGAACTTCCGATTGAAGAGGCAGTGGCACTGGGAATTGCCAACCAGCTCACAAACATCCTCCGAGATGTTGGGGAAGATGCGAACCGGGGTCGCATTTACCTGCCTTTACAAGAGTTGGCGCTGTTTAACTACACCGAAGAGGATTTATTCAATGGTGTGGTGGATGAACGATGGCGCGAGTTGATGCGCTTCCAAATCGGGCGAGCGCGTAAGTTTTTTACGATGGCTGAAAAAGGCGTTAGTCAGTTGAGTTTAGATGCACGCTGGCCGGTTTGGTCGGCGCTGATGCTCTACCGGCAAATCCTGGATGTGATTGAGAGCAACCACTACGACGTGTTTCGGCAGCGAGCTTATGTTGGGCGCTCCCGCAAGCTGTTGTATTTGCCTGTGGCTTGGCTGAGGGCGCAAGTCCTCTAA